Proteins encoded in a region of the Diabrotica virgifera virgifera chromosome 4, PGI_DIABVI_V3a genome:
- the LOC126883842 gene encoding uncharacterized protein LOC126883842: MQIDSTNSEKQTAFMSKSSEVSTKHVKKVNKKNITCFRCKQKGHYMNKCPSANNNAFSATFLSGNFKSTDFYVDSGCSTHLTARKDWLTNIRDASSSNITVANSESLEVKCAGDMMVTTIVDKKRLEDELACLLYDQQS; encoded by the coding sequence ATGCAGATAGACAGCACTAACAGTGAAAAGCAGACAGCTTTTATGTCAAAGTCGAGTGAAGTTAGCACTAAGCATGTCAAAAAAGTTAACAAGAAAAACATAACCTGCTTCCGGTGTAAACAAAAAGGTCATTATATGAATAAGTGCCCTAGTGCTAATAATAATGCGTTTAGTGCAACATTCTTAAGTGGAAACTTTAAATCTACAGATTTTTATGTCGATTCTGGATGCAGCACGCATCTTACAGCGAGAAAAGATTGGTTGACAAATATCCGAGATGCAAGTTCCTCCAATATAACTGTGGCTAACAGTGAAAGTTTGGAAGTGAAATGTGCTGGTGATATGATGGTAACCACAATTGTTGATAAAAAGAGATTAGAG